The Funiculus sociatus GB2-C1 DNA window ACAGAAACATCGCCGTTTTCCGGAGCAATCGCGCCAAAACAAATTAGCTCTCCGGGCAGTCTAGCAATATCCACCGCTGGAGTCAGAGAATCTTTCGCAAATCCCAATCCTTTCGGTGGAGTTGGCTGTGTTGAAGTCCGCGTGACTTTTATTTTGACTTCTTGATTCTGATATCGAACCGTCAATAAATTCTCTCCCGGCTTCAGCCCAAAGCTAGGCGCAAAATGCCCCTTTTTACTTCGTACAATAGCCTTTCCATTCACCAAAACCTGTCCTGTCGGTGGAGCCGTCCCTATCAGGAAAATCTTGTCAGATGTGGTTTTGTGGTTAGTTGGAGGATAGGAAATGTGGAGAGATTGTTTCGCCGATGCTGGCGCTGCCATGACCAAACTTAATACAGCAATTCCCAGGATGTTTTTCATTTGTCATTCTTCCCTAGTTTATTGCTAATGGCTAATTGTCTTTCCATTAGCAAATGACTAATATCTCAATCTTCTAAAAGTTTTGTTTCTAGTCCGTCAATACTTTTTTTATTCTTCGCTTGCCAATATTCAAATATACCCTGTTCTCCTTTTTTATCCGCCCATTCTCGAATAGTTTTTCTTTCTTCTTGCAGTTCATAAAGTGGTACGCCATAACCGCAAGATGTTTGCACAGAGTTAATATTTAATACCATTATTTGGCGTTCCCCTAAGATGGGAGTGAAAAAAGCATAAAAATGTTCCCATTCTTTATCTCTGGGTAAAATAACTCTTCCCTGACCGTATAAACGAAGAATCATCGGCTTTTCAGAAAAGCTGCAAAACATAATTGTCATTCGACCATTTTCATTAAGATGTGCCGCTGTTTCGTTGCCACTACCAGTTAAATCAAGATAAGCCACTGTTACATTATTAATACAGCGGAAAGTATCTACTCCTTTTGGGGATAGATTAATCCGACCTTCCTTTGGTGCTGTGGCTGTAAAGAAGATTTTCTGTTCTTCGATAAACTCTCTTAATGATGGATTCAATTCAGTGTAAAATTTAGCCATTTATAATTACCAAATCTATAACGCAGCAATTAAAGTTATCAAATCCTTATTAATTTTAAAACCGCCAAGCATTACCAGCTATCAGTAGTTGAAAATTTCACCAGTCAGCTGTTGCACTTTTGTTACCTTGTAATAGAGATGCTATCCTAGCCTCTGGCTTGGGGTAATCAGCAAACCTGCCATTACCAGAATCCTAGCAGCGATCGCAGGCAAACTCTGGAATAACATAAGACAGGGTTTCAACTCTAGGATAGTAGCGATCGCCACTCAGTTGGAACTTGTCCCTATTCCGAGTCCTTTGAGCGACTTAAAGCTTTGTAGCAGCTAGCGTTGCGCGTTCCTAAAGGATAAGGTAAATTCAACAAAAGCCAATGCAGCTATCCAAAACAGGATTTCTCACCACTGACAACTGATTGCTACCGACAAACAAGTCGTTAACTCTGTGGCACAATTAACGGGGTGGGTTGCTGATCTGGCTCTTCTTTTTAGCATTTTATGACTAAGTTTGTCTTTGTTACTGGGGGCGTAGTTTCTAGCATCGGCAAAGGGATTGTAGCAGCAAGCTTAGGCCGATTGCTAAAGTCGCGTGACTATTCAGTTTCGATTTTGAAACTAGACCCGTATATTAACGTCGATCCGGGAACGATGAGTCCTTTTCAGCACGGCGAGGTTTTCGTAACGGCAGATGGTGCCGAGACGGATCTAGACTTAGGACACTACGAACGCTTCACGGATACGTCGATGTCTCGCCTGAATAGCGTCACGACGGGATCTATTTATCAGGCGGTGCTGAATAAAGAGCGTCGCGGCGATTATATGGGGGGGACGGTGCAGGTGATTCCCCATATTACCAATGAGATTAAAGATCGTATTCAGCGGGTAGCAAGAAATACTAACCCTGATGTGGTGATTACTGAGATTGGTGGCACGGTGGGGGATATTGAATCGCTGCCATTTTTGGAAGCGATTCGCCAAATCCGCAAAGATGTGGGACGGCACAACGTACTATATATGCACGTAACGCTGGTGCCGTGGATTCCTTCGGCGGGAGAGATGAAAACTAAGCCGACGCAGCACTCTGTAAAGGAATTGCGATCGATAGGGATACAACCAGATGTTTTGGTTTGTAGATGCGATCGCCCACTCGCACCGGGAATGAAAGAAAAACTCTCGGAATTCTGCGATGTTCCCGTAGAAAGCGTCATTACAGCGATTGATGCTAAGAGTATCTATGAAGTGCCGCTGATTTTAGAACAGGAAGGACTGGCGCAACAGACACTGGAGTTGCTGCAATTAGAAAAACGCCAACCCGAATTGAGCCAGTGGCAAACTCTCGTCAATCGTCTGTATAATCCAACTCATCAGGTAGAGATTGCCATCGTTGGCAAATATGTAAGGCTAACTGATGCCTATCTCTCAGTAGTGGAAGCTTTGCGCCATGCAGCGATCGCTATGGATTGCGAACTTAACGTGCGTTGGGTCAGCGCCGAAAACCTGGAATTAGAAGGTGCCGAACCATACCTCGCCGGGGTAAATGGCATCATCGTCCCCGGTGGTTTTGGTTCGCGGGGTGTCGATGGCAAAATTATCGCCATTGAGTACGCCAGAACCCATCGGATTCCCTTCTTGGGGTTGTGTTTGGGGATGCAATGTTCTGTAATAGAATGGGCGCGGCACCTTGCCGGATTAGAAGATGCCAACAGTGCAGAGTTTGATCCTAATGGAACAAATCCAGTAATTAACTTGTTACCGGAACAGCAAGATGTCGTAGATTTGGGAGGAACAATGCGATTGGGTTTATATCCCTGCCGCCTGACACCCAATACTCTCGCTTTGGGCCTTTATCAAGATGAAGTGGTTT harbors:
- a CDS encoding pyridoxamine 5'-phosphate oxidase family protein yields the protein MAKFYTELNPSLREFIEEQKIFFTATAPKEGRINLSPKGVDTFRCINNVTVAYLDLTGSGNETAAHLNENGRMTIMFCSFSEKPMILRLYGQGRVILPRDKEWEHFYAFFTPILGERQIMVLNINSVQTSCGYGVPLYELQEERKTIREWADKKGEQGIFEYWQAKNKKSIDGLETKLLED
- a CDS encoding CTP synthase; translation: MTKFVFVTGGVVSSIGKGIVAASLGRLLKSRDYSVSILKLDPYINVDPGTMSPFQHGEVFVTADGAETDLDLGHYERFTDTSMSRLNSVTTGSIYQAVLNKERRGDYMGGTVQVIPHITNEIKDRIQRVARNTNPDVVITEIGGTVGDIESLPFLEAIRQIRKDVGRHNVLYMHVTLVPWIPSAGEMKTKPTQHSVKELRSIGIQPDVLVCRCDRPLAPGMKEKLSEFCDVPVESVITAIDAKSIYEVPLILEQEGLAQQTLELLQLEKRQPELSQWQTLVNRLYNPTHQVEIAIVGKYVRLTDAYLSVVEALRHAAIAMDCELNVRWVSAENLELEGAEPYLAGVNGIIVPGGFGSRGVDGKIIAIEYARTHRIPFLGLCLGMQCSVIEWARHLAGLEDANSAEFDPNGTNPVINLLPEQQDVVDLGGTMRLGLYPCRLTPNTLALGLYQDEVVYERHRHRYEFNNAYRNLFLESGYVISGTSPDGRLVEIIELPNHPFFIATQFHPEFRSRPNTPHPLFQGLIQAALGKLDRGIAHPDDSREQTKEDATTLQAAEVS